The Tenebrio molitor chromosome 5, icTenMoli1.1, whole genome shotgun sequence genome segment TGTTTTCCTCTATAtctaaaagtaaaagttgataaaaaagtcaaattgtcCCAAAAATTAACCTCCGGCAATTGGAATATTTATATTGAAACGTTTCGACTTGGCTCTTCCTCGATATCACCTTTCTCCCttatttggtgtattgttggttgccgcttTCCCTCGGATGATATTATGATactcataatttaatttagtaaagtTCTACGAGAGGCCCTATTTTTGGGAGGATTTCAAAATGgtattaaaacgattgaacacacactaaattttatttaacaagtaATCCGGTATGATGGTGTTTGGTCCCAAGAAAcggtgtaaataaattaatttagtaaCAGACGCTGATGGACGTTTGACTCACTGAAATTTGACTTTCGGCCCGTGAATTGATAACTAAGCTTGATAAACGTAAATTTATGAACGTGAACACGATATACCTGGAACCTCGCAGTCCAGCCTAGTCTATTCCGatgattgaaaataaaagggaaaaaggtACTAGCAGGCCTAAAGGGTACCTCtgttcacgtgtcagctggctTAATTTGGTTACTCTCCCACTTGTGGGTGTCGCGGCTAATTTTGTGTtcttacgccggaccacagctaattgagtgcgacggacactggcggtagcttcccggACTTAGAATTAGACTGGAAGAGACAACATAAACAAAAGTCCATAAAATTCTGTTATTAGGCAACCCACCATACCCCTCTCTGCAAAAAAGCGTCAGTTAGGGGaaaacatatttaatttgtcaaatcaatgtgcaacggtataaaaaaaatcaaatgcacgcttatgaaatgtcatacaaatgtcaactctaccctacccacacagttgccacataaattttcgaacatagttgccatacttatccacaatcattttcaatcacccaatatatacGCAATTTAGGATAATTATGGAATATgaagaaaatctttttttgCTTTTGGCCTTTCGTTAACGCGGAAGAGGTTTTGGAAATTACAACTAAACTACCTGTAAAACTAAATGATCCTGTTATTGATGTGGGAACATTGATGTGTCAACTTTCAAATGtgagatattttaattatatacTGTAGTTAATTCTTATATCTCCTGCTGTAAGCTTATAACTTTTAATCTACATTTTATAAGAACTTGTTGGTTAAGAAAACTAAACGAATCGGATGCTTTCTAGCTATCGACCCATCAATTCAACTAACTGATCAATAGCCAATCAgtcacgaactcgttaaatcaATTAGATTTCTACTTGTCTCATATGATACTAAGTTTCAACATACAAAATGTCGGTGACAGGACTAATCGTCtcaattcgattgacactCAACTGTAATCTGACATAAGACAAAACCCATTTGGCAATTATATTAGTTTAATTGATCAATTCATCATAAAGATCATAAAGTTGATAAATCgaaatgtaataataaaattattgactcttattaaataaattatttcttgtGGAAATGTTGCTACTtggtttttacttttaaaaatcagtATCATCAGTCCAAGGGTCATCAAATAAACTATGACATGTAAGAACAAGAGTAAACATGTAAATCTTAGGACTCTCAACTAAACACCATTCAGGTGTAATGGGAAGCCatggtttatttttttaatgttggacATATGTCCGATTTCTGTCACTGAAGTGCCTGACATGTGAACCTATCAAATTGAACATagcatgttgctgaatttcccgcgatgtctgagtattcttctatagcaaactagtaaaactgacaacaatgcactagacattgccactatttataacctcaaacaaacttagaaaaacataacctaattcaacagacaactTTACtgccaaattaaatgcaaaatttccgtGGCCTCCTATTATGCCAAAAAACATGAATGTattttatgtacaaaatattGAGTGGAAGTAATGATTAAAAAGTAAACGTACATATAGTAATTGAATAACTTTAACAATTTAAAcgcttaaaatttataatacatCAATACTTCACTATCGAACCGTATCATTGTCAGTCATCTTCGAGGGTGCACGTTTCTTCACGTTCCATTCCATTACGCTTGTTGCTTGGCAGTCCTTCAATCGGTGACCTTTACCCAAGCTATTGAAACATAATTGCGCCATTTTGATTTGTTCGTTCTTTGTTCTTGATTAGCGGAGAAGAATTGATCACATTTGTAAATCTTATGCGCGTTTTGACAGATAGGACATGGATAATTTGCATTGTTTGATGAATCAGATGTGTTATTCGTTTTGTtcggttttgtttttgatgaaTTTTGATCGGCGATCTTCATTAAGTTTTGCCCACGAATTGGATGATTTGATTTATTACGAAATTCGTTTCATTCTCCCCGAAATTTTGGTGTGGTTTCTGCGCAACATATTTtctccaaaaaaattaattaagattCTTGTGACTGGGCATTTTATTGTCAAGCAACGTGGTGTCCCGCTGATATTTCCTATTTAACCAAATATACCAAACATCCATTAGCATTGCCTATTGGTCTATTGACGCTATATATTCGTAGCACACGAATATGCTGTCCGAATGTGTCAGTTAAATCTTCTAGTTCTTCAGGAGTGTTGTCTTGAACTTTAGGAATATTTATTATGGAAAATATAACAATGATGCAAAATAGTGTTTACTTTTAAGAATGTCCCAACTACTTGACAATTCCCTTCTAAAGTTTCAATAAATCCTGTAACATCATAAGCATGTCTGGTAGATAAAACCAATTGTCTTGGTCGAACTCTGCATTGAGACTAATGCTGAATATAAAAAAGTTGACAAATACAGAATATACAGGatatctataaatgattgtcgagTGAAGAcagttttagaaaaaattatgattgtgccgcctttttgaaataGATTCCCAattctaatttattattatctgtCGCTTCTGACAATGGAGTTTTATTCGCGCTTTTCAGCTTTCAGTTTTCGTTCCTTAGATTCGTTTTATCACAGTTAATCAACATCTAAAATCTGTActtttcaatacaaattgcAAATAGAGCTAAAcagactggcaaaatttgtgagggtaGGATTTAGCtaacaacctaacctgaaaatggGACATTTAGATTTGCCGAATTTATTCTATATTCTCGTataaagcggcacattcaaaatttgacaagtttccgTAGCAAGTtggaccagacaatcatttatagataccCTGTATGTATATAGAAAGAATAAGGCAAGAATTCAGGTAGAGGATCAACGATATAGCTATAGTTCTGTAATTTTAGttagtaattattaattaataaatcataATAATTGAAACGTTTATGTTTGTCCATGTTAATTAAGTTCAGGTTACTTAATTTAACCGGTCGACTTAAGTCATGTTTAGCGGTTGAGTTAGCTAGGCCGATCGGTAGAATTAATCTAGTCGAACGGGTGAATTAATCCGTCAATCGATCGAATTGCAAAGTGTTTTTCGCATAATCCATTTTGTAGGTGTTACAATTTCATTTCGAGATTTTAAAAGGTCGATAAGGATCCTATCCTGATGtaattacattaatttgaAGAAGGAACCATAAATGTCAATCTTGTAGAACAACATTAACTAAGATTAGTCATTGAGACTATCAATAACGTTTGACaacggatttaaaaaaaaaatcaatttttacgCCAATTCTTGCATGATAGTAGAATGTATTGGCCAAGACAATGTTCAACGGTCTTAATAAAAATAGTTCCGGTATTGGCATAATTTATTGATTGGTTCAGATGTAAGAgaagatttaaaaatagacACCGGAAATTTGATGTACCCAGTTGAGATGCGTTTTGTCGTCAATACCAAGGGTAGATCGTTTCGTATTTTGGAACAGCCCAAATAGTTTCCGGTTCGTTGTAAaagttttattgaaataaatcgCCAATTTCACATAATTTTATGCTGTCAGGcaatctatttttaaaaccgagAGAAACTTATTTTTATCGCGACAATAGATTATAAGTCAATAGTAATCTCATtagtttgatttttgattaactaaattaagacataaaatcgaattcgccaattttgaatttgtccCGCTTGCAATTAacacgttttaaaaatattttgaaaactttccGAGCGTTCTTGTTATGTGCCCTGATTAAAACGCAACGAGCCATGCAAACCATGAAATCTCGGTAACAACCACAATCTGCGAATcagaattgtttaaaattattacttcgGTTCTGTACACCCGAGATAAAAGCGGTGTCAAGGTTTGATCGACGTTAACAACCCCTACAGCCTTGCGGCGCTAGTACGGCCCTGCCCCTGCGTCTATATAAGAATTTCCTGCTTCCTGCTAGAGCATGAATGAGGCACATGTCTCCGTTGACAACGACTGCGTCTGGTCTAGCGTCACGACGCTGAGAGCTGAATTTTGTAGTCAGTGAACTCGCTCACGATACACCGCGTGCTTTGccggaattttaattttctatatGGATTTCCTCATATTTAGGTTAAAAGTGTCCGATCGACTGTGATTTGTGTACGAGGGTGAAAGATAGAAAAAGGTGCACCCTGGATCCCGAGTGCTCGCTTTTCCACCCCCTTAAGCCCTCCAACCGTTTTGCAAACTTTGTTCATTGCCAGTTCAATACCGCACGCGTGCTCTCCTTGCCACCCCTCGATCCTGGCCAGGACTATTGTTGCTAAACAAATAAACatgtatttgttgttttattgtaGTGGGTAAGGTCGCTTTTAAATTGCAGGATTCGACCTGCGTAAGGATAATGTTCGAGGAATGTTTTGGTGACGGACCGTTTATATTTAGATTGAACGAGAGCGGGACAGGACCACAACTCCTTACTCAGGTAAGTTGAGTTAGATGCTGACATTTCACGTAAGTCTGCATATGCACAACGTACACGCAAACCCCACATAGTTTCCTTTCCGCTTCGGAACGGTTCTTTCCCCACATAACTCACCTCCGGTGACAGAATATTGCGGAATCGGAGCTTCTTAGTGTCACACGAATTTGTTATTTACACTCGATATGTCGAGAATTCATGccaaaatgtgattcttttgccaaataacataaaaatgcgttgtaaaaataaaacattgcTATGTAGTCAGAAACCAAGTTTTCCATTCTCCATCGCTAAGATTAATGGTAACGCAACCGCTAACCACaaacaaacaagaaataaaaagTTCATGCCGATGTCatttaactgtcattttttatttttatgcacaTGGATACTAGTTTGTTAAAACTTGATTTATCCGTATCACTTGATTTACCTTGAGAAAAACCGCTTTTCAAAGAgagaaagtgaaaattattCTGAAAAAAGTCTGTCTTTGATGattgtttctttatttatttaaaattaatattacactttcaaaaaaatgtagaatGTAGTAATATTCAAGTCTAAATACTACCTGATGACTTTTAATGGTTGAGACAAATTAGTGGGTTGGCACTTCCGAATAATGGGTACATCTAGTCATTTGTCAAAGAGTTGTCTGTTGATTCACTTTCTAGGTTAAGATTATAGGaataaataatgacaatttgatttattttgacttttcaacACTCATATTTGAATCTAATAGTCAAGTGTACCAACTTAAAATCGTGAATGTGTTGTcaaccgaacaaaaataatatcaatcattaaaagtcactGGAGAAATtgaagttttgaaaaattatgaatcGATAAATATAATGGAGCTAATATcgatcaaatattttttgacttaaCTCATGGTTTGCATGTAAaaaccgttcacgttgttttggcctAATGGATggccatgattaatttttttaacgttgcacacattgtttgatttccgtcactaaagtgcctgacatgttgctgaatttcccgcgatgtcttgagtattcttctattggaaactaccgggtgatcaagaaggactgtttaagttggcaatacaattaagaaaatttttatttataacactgtaactggatatgttttgttggtttatttgacaaatatctgatataggtatagcattaacaacgacaagccaccaacaaccggaagttactcctgttatacgatttaaaatacgattcagtgttaccaacttaaacagtccttattGATCAGCCCGTAGTAAAACCAAGgaagtaaaactgacaacaatgcactagacattgacactatttataacctcaaacttagaaaaatataacctaattcaacagacagctttacgaCCAAATCAAATgcggcctcccattatgcctaAACAATGTGAATGCACTTTATAATCGTGTAATGGTTCTTTTGTTGCATTATCTTGAGTTAACcagacaattttttgttaGTTGTCTATAAATAACACAGTGTAACAAAAATTAGTTCTGTACCTACATTTTGTTATATGTTCTACTGTCTCGTGTTAGGTGAACCTTTTGTTCATTGCaacttttacaaaataaaaaataaaaaatattttgtgatttcaaaattttcggttttggatttttttttctcttgattTTATCACCCGTAATTGTAAAATCCTTTCGAATGTTTCACATTTAGAGAATACTTCTCAGTTTCTAGACACagctttaattattttttgtatctaccaaaatttgcaaaaatgaaagaaaatctATTGTATGCTTAATAATCTTTTTAAAGAAGCAAAATACGCTAAAAGAGAGTTACAGAATATTTTATCTCGCGAAGTTTTTACAGCTATAGTGTATTCACAATGAATGTGGATAAGGTGtggctgtgatttatttttatcatgttgcataaagtgacttaattttatattttttcctgtcaGAAATATGGCATGACTGTTCCGTCATTCaatgttgtctaatttaatttcatttaaaaaattctgtttttaatcaagtattatttaattatgattCAACTCGAAATACGTTCAAGTTGGCGACGATGTTACCGTTTCCGTCACATAATTTAATCTTAATTAAAatcaacctaacctaacacgaAAGCTATCAATTTCTATCagggaattttatttgttctgtaGTTACTACCAACAATGTTACCAGATGTCATAGCCACCCCTTATCTACATTCATCGTGAATAAACGATATCTTGTAAGTTTTTAAGTTGTCTTGCgattgacaattgttaaacTTAGCACATAAGAAAATTTCAACGGTAGAGATAACACTTGAGAGACTCACCCACTGGTCAAAATTATCTATTCGTGAACGAGAAAAAGTTAGTGTAGGATGTGATGTTGTCATGATGGCATTATTCCATTACAAGTTACTGTCAAAGAATTGTTTCGAACCATCGAGTTTGAACCTagtttgtttagttttttgGTTCTTGAGTCGAATGTCCAAAGACGGTCGTTTCAGCAAGATATTTCAATAGATGTAACGTAAAAATTGTGACAAAATAACACaaatttaacttttaaatGTCGTGTCTTACTGGAATCAGTAATGCCACATTAATTTCCATTGAATTTGTAGCAGTTAGTTTGTAAGATACTTATTGTAATAGATCTTTACGTCCTCACGCAACAACACATTCAatatacaaaaattgtcaCCATTTAACACgcacgtaatttttaaaagtcgTGTCTTATTGGAGTCTGTAATGCTACATTTACTTTCCATTAAATTCGTTTTTAATAACAGttattttgcaataattataataaaatttgtattttgttttgtgtCCTAAATATTTTGTACTTCACTCTGTTGGGTTGTaggtttttaataataataaagataaaatcGTGTTCAATGGCATATTAACTGTTCGTTGTAAATTACTGATTATTGACATTATCATTACACCAGTCATTAATACGGTCATAAAGTAGGTTATTATATTTGTCTTCATCATTCTGAAGCACAGGTAATTTTTGCAGGTTTAATGTCGGATATGTTCACATAACATTTTATATGGAACGGTCTCTTACGTCATTCCTTTgtgttgttattaattattatcttgCTGAAGTTAGAATAGTGCAATGTAGAATAGCATTGATCATACATATCGAGAGCGATAATGCAAaacttaataaatacataattggaacgaaatgtcaaatcacccaacatttttcttttacttttacagtcacttacattaattttcataattacttTATTGTTCAAATATTGCAAAATGATTAATGTACGCTAAATCTAGTTTGCATATAGGTACTTGGCTATTTAACGGTCAGTTAGAAGTTAAGTAAAAAACAAGCaggtatttattattacactgTGGCAACAgtttgtcagtgtcatttgttaatttaaaggCACTTATGTATAACATAAGTGCAAACGATCTCAAacctaataaataatttgttgtacAGGAAACTGTAACAaacacattttattgttaattgaaACCCGAGCGGCGTGAAAattgtgttattaaaaattttaatataacgAATTAAAAGCGAAGGAAGCTATAATAGAAGAATTATTTGCACCATTGACTAACAGCTGAGGCAAGGTTTGAACAGGGAGACTTGAGAATGTTAAGATTTATGACACCATCCAGGCCTTGTAGCTTAATAAATGTACCGAACAGAATggactttttattttttccaattacTTTGAACATTACGGAACACCGAATTTAAAAGTACAAAGTTGATTATGAAAATCGTGTGGTCCCgagtaaatttttgaagttgaAATAATCCGAGCCAACTTTAAAATTGCAGACATTGTAAATGCACAAACATGCAAAAAGTTTCGTAAGTTtattatgatttattttcCTGCGAAATAATGTATCTTCCGTGAAGTAATGCATTAAAATTGCGAGCTCGTTTGTTTTAGGCATACTGTGTCGAGTCATGTTCGAtaacttcgaaataaaaattacctaCATTAAGCAGTCTGACATAACccaatcattttaaattttctaccTTTCAGCAAGGCAGctagaaaaaaatgatttgctAAAACGAAAACACATTTCTCTACTTCAAATTGTtcctttatttcatttttcataacataactCGCTTATCTGTAATAACATGTTTTGTTGTCGAGCAGACAGCAATTTAATTAGACAGTTAATAactaaaatttctaaaatgcCATAAATTAATCTAAACTTTTTTATGCAAATATTAgctgtattatgataatttttaCTTGGATTTTTCACATTTCTCTGTAATAACTGTTCAGATGTTGtcaactgatttttttttaaacaaacattttttttaaatcgagaaaaaaGCTTTTGAATGATTTAATCACATTTGCGACAAATATTTCTTATACCCACACTGATTGTTTGAACATTCCTTTTCATCAGTGCGTTCTTGAAtgcaattttttgttgaaatcccccgtacattttacaaaatgataattttttcttaGCTTAATAAAATGAGAACCCAAATGTAGTCCCCCTTACCCAATTGTGTTCAGAAACAAATccgtgtttttataatttcgcAATTATTGAAATCATTTCATTGTAACAACAATAGGTACTAATAATTATAGATAATCCTATAcacaaaacttgaatcacttaaacaacaaatttaccggaataatttaatatttatagcTGTTTATACCGTTCAATTTGATTGTCAGTTTGTGATTTTGTAATTggagaaatcattaatttgtaaaattatttcacgTCATTGAAGTTTATTGAAATCATGATTGTTCTACGTATTGCACCAATCCTGGGAAGACCAATATTTCTGCAGGATTAAAATGTTACATATGGGTTTGACGTTTTCGAAATACAAATTAAGTCACAACAAAGGAATCAATTTTTCTACCAAGACTGCCAAGTACCAAACTTCATGTGTACGAGGGTGTATCGATATGTTTCTAGCTTAGTGTAAAAGCAAACTGTCTaccaaataaatattattttattcaacacGATCACCCATCAATGCACTTGATACAACAAATCTAAACccttgaaaaaaatctttcctGGTCTGTGTACTGGGTTTCTAGAGCATCAATCTCTCTTTTCACGTAGATCACCCTTTTAAGACTTTCttgagttttgaaaataaGTAATACTCCAAGTCAGGAGAATATACTGGATTGATTTTCCCGCCGGTCTTTCTGCACGAGAAACTTCTTGAATCAAGAACCAGCCCATTTCCATtcttttgacatttctttggtCGCTAAGTCATAAAAATGAATCCATGATATTGATCCATCGTAACTATACGGCCAAATTATCTTCAAATTGACTGCAAATTGATTATATTTGTGTACTGGTCCATTCTGCTGATAATTTTCTCATACCCAATTCATTATTAATGATACGAAAAACGCGTTCATATGAGGTGTTCAAAGTCTCTGATATTCGTTTTACAACGGTTCTTCGATCTTCTAAAATTTAATCATCGACAACATCGACGTTGCCTGTTATCAATATAGAGAAATCGGTCTTTCACCTCTCTGCtcctctttattttttttatccacTTAAACGCTACACCTCAGTTTTTGATGGTAAAACAGGAAGGACATTCATCTGATAATGTCGTCAgggtattataaaaaatgtctttgCCAGATATCCCCTTCAAAATAACTACATACTTGAATACTGAAGGGTACTCGATTTCGTAAtatggtttaaaaaaaagtgtgtgcttaagactacaccacagaagtgaaaacttctttgaCGTTCGTAATTGATTTTGAGTAATATAATatattacataaattatattattatgaattatagtacttggaggaatcaAGAACAATGGGCTTGTGATAgctaaaatacgaaataaacACTTTGGATTCTCCACTCAAAATCTGACTGTTTCCCGCGAACTCACTCGAATGAGCCTTTCTCCTCGGAGCGTGTGACGTGACGCGTGAcggtgaaactaattcactgcccagGAATAATGTGatggtgcgcctaaagaagttttcacttaaaaaaaaataattcgaaaacgaccggaacttttacacttatcactgtttaaatttaattaccaTGTTAGCGGCATATGCTTTTGTTCATTAGAAATGACCAAGGCTAACTGTTTATCGATATCCCCTCGTAGCACATGGTATAATTTCGataaaaagtgattaaaaacGAACGTAAAAGTGATTATTtcgattttattgtttgtttttactGGAATTTGTACGGGgctattaaaaatgtcaaagttatGACGGATCTTGCAAAATTTTCGTAGACGTCGGATTGTTTGGGGGCGACGCAAGCATTCCACTCGCTGAAAGCTGTCAAAAAGTGGTGTTGATTTCTGAGATGAATGCtttgttattaataaataaagagGCACACCGCAACGAACTTTGCAGGTCAGGGTTAGATAGAATCTGAATCTATCCCAGTCGCGTGCAAATCTCGAATTCATTAAATACtacaagttatatttattAGGTTGTGAGTAACTGTGGGGTTTGCGTGATTCCTGTTAGCCTTTATGATGCGCAACCTCTTTAAGAATGAATAGATAACATTATGCCGCAGATCCTAATTCCGTCAGACCTTAATACTACCAATCAACCAACATAATTATGGATATGTAAAGTTCAACATTAACTTTgttaccaaattaaatttagatagCCGACCTAAtggaaatttgatttattccgAGCCAAATTAGAACCTTAAAATAAACTGATAACGGAAACCCATTACGGAATGTTTCAGAAATACCCTATTGACTAAACAAATCAAGTAAGAAGATCTACTCGAGCTTCTTCCTTGGACCACCAGAACAATCTCCTCCAACTTTCGCCTAGATCGGGCACAAGAAACATTCTCACTCGAGCACTtaaatgttgattttttttgttaacgtGGTCGTCGTTTGATGGGCGCTTGTTCGAAGCCTAAATAATTTTACGTTACATTTGTCTTAAATAAAAGGTGATCATCGGCTGTAGAACAGTATCGACTGTCTGGCGTCTTACTCGATCtcttttatatatttttgcaatgattaaaattttatagtaCCCATTATCCGCGGCTAATTGATAGCGACGAGCCGTgtccaataaataaataatgcttTGAAATTGTAGACAAACGACCAACCCGGTCCGATTTTTGAACTGTTCCCGTTGCAGGTTTGCTTAGAGAGGGGTTGGCGAGAATTCAACTCCGAAAGCGGAGACCAATGGAACCTCTGGTGGAGGACTTCCGGCTTTCCGGTCAGCCACCACCGGAACCTATACGCGTGGCAGGTAAACCAAAAGCGGAACGCAATAGCAACGAGTAAACTAAACACTTGCAGTACATCAATCACATACCGAAGGGTTCGGCGATTTGCAGGAAAGATAATCTAGTCCGGTACTTGCGCTGCATGAGGAAGGTTTACGGATCGATATACGATTTTAGGTAAACTTGACGACAATGTTTCCCGGTGTAAGTCAGTTTTGCAGCCCACACGGCTACAATCTTCCCCTCGAGTATACGAAACTGGCGGCGGAATGCAGCAGAGGAGGTCGGCCATTTACTGGGAAGAACGACGTTCACGACAAGCTCATGGAAGAGAAACCGATCTGGATTTGCAAACCTGTTGCTCAAAGTCAAGGCCGAGGAATTTTCCTGTTCAGGGTAAGGGTGTAGTGTCGACAACAAAGACAACGAATGTTCCCCTTCCAGAAACTGAGCGAGCTGAGCTACGACTCCAATACGATCGTGCAAAGGTACATAGAGAAGCCGCTTCTGATTGGTGGGTACAAGTTTGATTTGAGGCTCTACGTCTGCATACCGTCGTATCATCCGGTCAccatatacatatacagggagGGTCTAGCTCGTTTTGGCACTGACAAGTTCAGCCTGAACGATCTGCGAAATCCATTCCGTCATCTCACCAATTCGTCTATCAACAAGCTAGGACCGGGGTACACGGAGATGAAAGATAGAATCGGATCAGGTGAGGTGGTCGCGTCAAACTGATTCTGTCACTCACTCCAGATTACAGGATGCAAGTGGACCCTAAGACAGTTGAGAAGGTATTTTCAGCAAGCGGGAATATCTGACTGGCTCCTTTGGCAAAGAATTTCGTCATTGGTCATTCTGACGGTGTTAAGTCATGTGAGCCAGATCCCACCAACTGTCAATTGTTTCGAATTTTTCGGATTTGATGTGCTAATTGATAGTTCTCTGCGACCGTGGCTTCTAGAGGTACGCtcaatttaacaataaatgattgtagcAATAAATGgcttg includes the following:
- the LOC138131726 gene encoding probable tubulin polyglutamylase TTLL2, encoding MFEECFGDGPFIFRLNESGTGPQLLTQVCLERGWREFNSESGDQWNLWWRTSGFPVSHHRNLYAWQYINHIPKGSAICRKDNLVRYLRCMRKVYGSIYDFSPHGYNLPLEYTKLAAECSRGGRPFTGKNDVHDKLMEEKPIWICKPVAQSQGRGIFLFRKLSELSYDSNTIVQRYIEKPLLIGGYKFDLRLYVCIPSYHPVTIYIYREGLARFGTDKFSLNDLRNPFRHLTNSSINKLGPGYTEMKDRIGSGCKWTLRQLRRYFQQAGISDWLLWQRISSLVILTVLSHVSQIPPTVNCFEFFGFDVLIDSSLRPWLLEVNLSPALSNDCDADRSVKKPMLHDMFDLLGLPLYNTGLSVFDIFLDESNENDNEEDAERTKNTAFNSTLSVLNAAGRWRRKHRKMSAKQISSRSNSAVRAKVRTVSATTPNIVSLPKLNYNLPKTKPNYDSNRNYDEEMKKMGASKKWGNGRDWNFAPSSEGGWIRIWPMTIEVPVKNGNGPNIKQMVSSVVRFTKCAKELAKNHPTASECQLNEFLQQEVEMSGEIWIPPV